The region ATGATTGCTGCAGCAATATCCTGCAGAAGAAAAAATTACAAGAGCGGGGTagatcttcctctccttctcctctttgaTGCTTGTCTCCTCAACGGAATAGGTACTCCTTGGAATGTAAAGACGTTGATATCCTAGATTTTCTCTATAGAGTGGAGTGAGGACCTAACCTAGTTAGTAGTACTAATAGATTCATCTCACCACACCATATGACTAAAAaatagggtccaaaataacgaTATGGTCACAAAATAATTATGGGCACCTTAAACATTCATTCAGAAGATAATTTAACCCGCATTATGTTATAAAAAAATCGAATTAAAACCAGTCCATAATCAATAGAAACCTATCTTATAAGAAATTTCAATACTTCACCCACAGCAGCATCTCCACCGAAGACACAAAGGCTCTGAACGTCTAGAGCGGCATCGCCTGCCTTGACGACCTCCCTCAACACCGTCCTTgagtctcttctccttctcccacaAGTTTTGCATCACTAAATGGATCGGGCCGGTCAATTCAGAAATCGGATAGCTTGCCGATTCGTTGTCCGATatttaaaatcattgtgttttaaATGTAAACGATGCATGAGGTGATGCTGCACCATTTTAAATGTGCACCAGTGCATGAATGGCAGAAGAGCCACATCCAGTGGGATCTGCCGTTGTAGGGTGGGCTTGTTTCCTTCTGATGCGAGTTGAAGCTGGGGGACGGCATCTCATGAAGTCCCCAAATAGGCTACGTGGTGTGGAATCGGCTATGAATGAATCTCTGGCTCCTGAAGATGGACCAATTGAAAGGGTGCCCAAGTCTACTGCACCATAATTAGCAAAATTGTCGTTGTACATAGTTATCGACATGCAATCTAAGCATCGTTATTACAAAGATTTGTCGAATTAAATGGAGCAAATTTGGATAGATCAGGGCATGTAAGGGCGGGAGAGGATAAAACAACAAAGATCTTCAATCCACCAACAAAAAATACTTCAAACTACAGAGCCTAGAGGCATGCACCTTTCTATCCGCATTGAATCCAAAATCCAAGGAAGTGGAGGTTGAATTGCTTCTATATTTGTATTTCGGAGCAGCTTATAAGGTATAACCTTTTTTCATGTTGCTAAAGGCTTGCCCTCGCAAAGAATCTAAGATTCAGAATCCtggatattttttgaaaaaaaaaaaaactttgcttACCCTTACCTAAAAATATCCAAAAAGCGAAGAATAAAATAGATCAAGTTTTCAACGTTCCCTGGTTTCTACATGTTGCTTTCTGACCATAGCTAACTTCGACATTCGTGTTTCCAGGATGAATGGTGATGCAAGCGCAGCTGTGCACTGGACACGCATCTCAAAACATTTCAACGAAGTTTCGTGTGTCGGCTTCTTCTCCCCATATCCCAGCCGTCCGATCAACCCATCCACTGTGCTCTGATGAATGAGGGCGCCCTCCTCGGTCCTCGTCCTCGTACCGAAAACTACCCTATAAAAAGCCCCCGAAAGGAAAATAACTCCCCCTCCAACATTAATTCCAcccctctttcttcttgcttcttacAAAGGATTTCAAGAGCCGCAGCGATCGAGCGCGCCATGGAGTTCGAGGACGGCGACTGGGGTGATCACCGACGGCGCCGATGTCGACGACCCCGCCATCGACGGCGAGTGGGTGGTCGACAATGGCGACGAGGGGGCCGTCGCCGGCGTCTTCTTTCACGCCGTCTCCACTGCCGCCCGACGCCCCGCCTACGCTCCATTCGGCCACTGCCCCCGCGATCTCCCCGATCCGGCCCTCTCCTTCCTACCCCCCGCTGTCTCCGTCGGCTCCTCCTCCCACGGCCTCGTCCTCTGCCGCGGCGCCTGTCCTCCTACTACATCTGCAACCCCGCCACCGCGCGCTGGACCCCAATTCCCCCGCCCTCCCCGCCCCCacccctttctctcttctcctgcCCTCGTCCTCGTCTCCCGGCCCCGATTCCCCTTCCCTCTTCCACCTCGTCTGCCTCCTCGAGTCAGGCACCGGCGGCGCCACGCCTACCGTTCGACACCTTCTCCTCCGCGACTGGCGAATGGCGGTCCGACCCGGCGCCTTTCCCCGCCGACCCGATCGTCCCCGGCTCCGGCGTCTCGGCCGCCGGCATGGCCTGCTGGAGGACGCCTCGACGGCGGTACTCGCCTACGATCCGGCCGCCGGCGCTGCCCGGATCGTCCCGGCGCCCCCCGGGTGCGGCGACGACTGGCAGCTCGGGGAGGCCGGCGCGGGCGGCTATGCTGCGCGCCGCGTGACGGAGTCCGCCCGTGGAGATCCACGCCCTGGGGGCCATCGGACCGGTGGACCCTTCTTGGGCTGTTCGCTGTGGCGGCGGGTGCGGACGGCGGGGACAAGTGGGAGGGCGGGGAGCCGATTGTGTGCCGCGAGGCGCCGCGGCCGCTGAGATTCCAGAGCGCGAATCTCGAGGTGGTGCTGTGGGTGGACGGGCGGTTGGTGGCGGTAGACCTGGGGAGCCGGTGGGTAAGGGAGCTCCGGTTCGACGGGCCGGCGCCGAGGCCGGACGAGGAGGAGTACGTGGCGCATGTCCTGGAGCCCGTCTCATGCTGACTGACGTCATTTACGTCTCCCTCCCTCCGTTTCATTCCCGGTTCCTCCCTCCTACTCTTTCCCATCTCCCTTTTCAGGTCTTGCAGCGTAGTTTTGAGTTTACTGTCATTAGTCTGATCGTTAAATGAACTACTTCTGAAGACCCTTGGCAGTAATTGATGTGAATTCTTTgtgcataataataataacaagagATTTGAGCTTACTGTCATTTTATTGCTAATTTTGCAGTTATTTCCATGTGATAGCGAGATATATTGTCATGTGTGTCTTGGTTAGCGTCCCaattttaatagtaataaccgactttatttcttcttcaaatTTTAAGTAATCGATTTCTTGACCCGCATCTAATCGACATTTATGGAATTTTGGGTTCGATTTCAAAAACAAGAAAATGGACTTCTAACAATAAGCACTTTTTATCATTGAATAAAAGCAAATCCCTGTATTCCTTATAATAAGTTACGAAATTATCAGATTATAAGAATAAAGTCTTACTCCTGTATAATTTTGATCTGACCTAATTTTAGATCTTGATTGCTTGATTACTATATTCCCAAACTTAACACAAGTGTATTGGCTTTCTGGAATaagctttctttttttatattaaatattaaaatacatGTGTCTGAATAAGAAACTAATTTTGGATTACTGTCTTCACTGTTATTTTGATGCCTCATTTTGAATCAGCTGAGGTTTTGGAATAGTCAATAGAACAAATAAATTATCATTGAAGAAAACTAAATCCTGGTGTTCGTATGTTAGAACTTAGAATTTAGATAGGGTTGGGATATTCCAAATTATCATTACCGTACGAGATGAAATTTTGCTACTTGTGCATAATTTGCTCTGACATATTTTGCTACACAGTTGTGTAGTCATAATACAAATTCAATATGAAATAAGTTTTCTTTATGAGAATGGTACAATCTTCTCTTTTAATATAACAAATTCAAACTCTCCATCGGCTATGGTTTGGATCTGACCCATATCAAAGACATAAAATTATTGACAAGACCTATAGGATATCTTGATGATTAAAAACTTGTTTGGAAAATGGAGCAGGATTAGACTGAATTTTCTATAGAAAATAAGCCTACTGATCTTCTCTGCCGATATTCTTCCAAAGGCCCGTCAAAATCGTTAGTCTAAAGTTCCTACAGAAAATAAGCCTACTGATCTTCTCTGCCGATATTCTTCCAAAGGCCCGTCAAAATTTAGTCTAAAAGTTCCTACAGCAAATGAGCCTACTGATCTTCTCTGCCCATATTCTTCCAAAGGCCCATCTTAATCTTTGTCTATAATGCTATCTGTAGACCTCTATgattgcatgaaaaaaaaaaacgctcATGAGATTTGGGGTTGAGGAGGGTATTTGTCTATATAGGCTCTATCTAACTAGATTGCCCACTCCATAAATCCAAGAGAAAAATCTAGCCCAATCTTATTTGATTTCCCAAACAAACCAGAGTTTTCAATATCACATTCAATATGAAATAAGTTGTGTAATAACTAATAAATACAACATGATGCAGAAAATGCGTCTAGACTGAGATTTACCAACTTGAGAATGGTTACTCCTTAAGCACAAGCATACGGTTTTCACCAATCACTTAATGAGTATCATATTAAGCACCaccaattaaaataaatttaatttgacAATCAGCAAGTTCCAATTAGTTCTAACGGAGTTcaataaaacaaaagaaaattggtCCGATAATCCACCTTAATTTTCATTCGCCTGTCAAGTTTAGAATTCTCAAATATCAGGCTGAATCCTATAAAAATCTTCAATTACATACATCTCGAAAGCTATTAAGTTTTGGGTTCAGTCTCAGAGTTCCCATTCCTAAGCTAGCAACATTCACTATTGGAAACCTTGCATTTCCTTTTGCTTATGCTCGCTGTTCCATGTCACAGAAACATTATGTAGTATATTACACAGTGTATTTTGCAATGTCGAACATGAAATAATCCCTAAGAGGAAATCAAGGCAATAGAATTTGTCAAGAATCTTCTTTCTGAAATAAGGGAGGAAGGCTCATTTGAAGTTAATTACCCCAAGTTCAAATACTTGAGGTTGCTGTAAGAAGTCCTGATTGAATGTTAGCCACCTGTGTCAGCATTGTCCAACCTCCATCGCAGCTGGCAACTGGCATGCAATTTAGGATCAATTTGCCACTAGATCCGGAATCTAGCAATAGGAACTGGCTCTCATAAAGCTGCTGCAGAAGCTGTGGCAATGATCTTATTGTGCATTGGGCTACAAAGTTTGAACTTTGAAAATAAATAGCATAAGCATGGAGTAAACtggataagaaaaaaaaaacgacaCCAGGATAGCACCAAACAAGAGGGATCATTGGTTTCTCACCCCCCAGCTCTTTTACTATTGCTGGAAAATTTGTAAGCAAACATTGTAAAAGGACTACTGGAAAACTAATTCAACAAAACCCGCTCGAGCTGGAAGCTCATTGTTACTGAAACTACATTCTACAGAGGGCACAAGATGAGATGAAACCTATAAGATTTTGAAAGAAGAGGGGGGGCGTGGAAGCATTTACAGATGGTTATTCAGACAAATGTATGTACAATATTTGCCCTCTAAGCTCCTAATCCTCAACAGTTTTaaggcaatttatctaagtatttTTTAGGAGGCTACCACTCTTTCACAGCcatgctgctttttttttttttttttttttggtaagaacGGCTACTCATTCATATAAGTCTAATTTGAGTACACCCCATCTAAGTCACGAGCAAGTAAAAGACAACAAAGCAAAAGGAACATCTAATCCGAAAGTCCAAAAAAATCCCCGGAGTGCCGAGCGATAGAAGGCGACCCAGTAtgcagccctgttcgcctccctaAACACATGAACAGCCTGAAAACCGCCCATTGACTGAGCCATCCTGCGTGTTTCTCGGATAAGGGGGTGACCATCGCCATGCCTGTCCACCCCGGATCCAGTCGATTACCACGCTGAGTCCCCCTCAAGGTGCACCTGCTCCACACAAGCACCTGCCTGGCATAGGATAACTCCTCCCAGGCAGCTCGCAGCTCTGCCCCAACAACAGTGAACCCAGGTGTCCGGCGCCCACCTGCAACAAGCATCCTACCATagtggtctctgatcacaaagctAATCTCTCCAGTCACGCCATCCGCTGACCTGCTTCCGTCAAAATTTACTTTGAGATAGCTAAGggatgggggtacccaagaaacaagggcaaAAACGGGGCGCTGAAACAGCGTGAGTACCCCAGGTGTCCTTGGCTATCACAGAAGAAATCACAACGATAGCCGCAATAACCTCCCGCGTGATGCGCCGCTCTGTCTACCACCATCCACGGAGGCGACCGCCTCCCCTCGAAAATTCCATCATTCCTATCCAGACATATATGGTGGACAGGTACGCCCTGAAGATCCTATCTTCAACAGATCTAGGACTCCTTATGGAATCTCTCAAAAGCTGCATCAGGTCCTATGCTGAGCCCACCGAGTCTGGTAGTGGGGCCGATGAcctctgccatatctcataggCCCTGAGGCACTGCAGAAGAACATGCTCGATGGTCTCCTCAGTATCACCACATGCCTCACAATACTGAGGGACTTGCATACCGCGCCGGACCAGTAAACTTCTGGTCGGAAGGTATCCTCAAGCCATCTTTCAAATGAAAAGTGTCACTCGGGGATGAATCCGTAGCTTCCATATCCAACCACCCGCATGCTGCTGCTTTGCTATGGTTCTATATTCTACAAGTAATTCACAACATGAGTCTCCTGCTTTCCTGAAAAGCCACATAGATCAAAACCAACCCTATAATTGCACTCGATGCGGCAATAGAGATTGCTCGAGGGGGTAGTTGCATCGCTAATCTTATATTTTAGATCATATTTTCGTCCTACACGTGATAGATGTTTTGGCTTCTTATAATGCTACGACCACTATATACATGGGCAGGGACAAAATTTATTAGCCAGCTTCATAATTTCGGAATgagaaaaattcaaattttcaacCACGATGTCTCACCGATCACATGAAATAATTAAAGTCCGCAGAAATCCGAAACAGAACCAAATTTTCAAAACCTCGAGATAGAAGAACCTATTGAAATAAGTGACGTATGATAGCAATAACTAAACCCTAGAAAAAGGTAGAGATCGTCCAGAAGAAACCTCGGCAACACGTACGGTCTCCAAAACCTAGGATGAAAAAGAAGGGGAAGCACAGTAGAACCGCGACGAGAGAAATCGAAGAGGGAGTTAAGGGTACACAAATACTGGCGTGGAGGATAGGGGAAGGCCGGATCCGA is a window of Phoenix dactylifera cultivar Barhee BC4 unplaced genomic scaffold, palm_55x_up_171113_PBpolish2nd_filt_p 001041F, whole genome shotgun sequence DNA encoding:
- the LOC120107840 gene encoding translation initiation factor IF-2-like; this encodes MATRGPSPASSFTPSPLPPDAPPTLHSATAPAISPIRPSPSYPPLSPSAPPPTASSSAAAPVLLLHLQPRHRALDPNSPALPAPTPFSLLLPSSSSPGPDSPSLFHLVCLLESGTGGATPTVRHLLLRDWRMAVRPGAFPRRPDRPRLRRLGRRHGLLEDASTAVLAYDPAAGAARIVPAPPGCGDDWQLGEAGAGGYAARRVTESARGDPRPGGHRTGGPFLGCSLWRRVRTAGTSGRAGSRLCAARRRGR